One Brassica napus cultivar Da-Ae chromosome C2, Da-Ae, whole genome shotgun sequence DNA window includes the following coding sequences:
- the LOC106391363 gene encoding uncharacterized protein LOC106391363, translated as MMTVRLMKTKAMMMHGMMIKSDDENEEEMRPAQAYREKTDPEELLQLGKTFSDAEDFKHACLRYTLKTRYNIKYYRSSSLKMGAKCAAEMRDDEAPCPWMVYCSYDRRKQKLMVKTYVNDHKCERTGYSKILKRSAIASLFAERLRLNPKLTAKEIQAEILREYKKEVLENSCIKAKTKVMKERRKTHEEHFDKIWDYQAEILRSNPGSTMEIETIPGATVGTKQRFYRLYMCFQAQKEAWKKTCRPVIGLDGAFLKWDIKGQLLAAVGRDGDNRIVPIAWAVVEIENDTNWDWFVKRLALDLGLENGNGFVIMSDKQKGLVKAVHTLLPEAEHRQCCRHIYENWRKGGKDLRLQRFFWFIARSYTPGMFNYNMDELKNYDPGAHASLIKTKPETWSRAFFKIGSYCNDNLNNLCESFNKTIREPRKKPLLDMLEEIRRQCMTRNYNRSKMAKDRKTRFTPKTHKELDRVEKKSKECSLRWAIGPETEVEDRDQSYVVNLENETCACRSWQMNGIPCIHAAKVILGVGRKLSEFVAPFYTTSKWRETYSFGIRPVNGMIEWPRTNRLGVIPPPNRNGKPGRPKNHDRKKGTNETVSTTKLSRANRVMTCSNCKEEGHYKNTCRKAFVESPPKKPRGRPRKYQGLHFGESQAQSSEAQTSQNQSSQAQASPWEVPQSSEGQSSQAEASQTTSWGRWFF; from the exons ATGATGACTGTGAGGTTGATGAAGACGAAGGCGATGATGATGCATGGGATGATGATAAAATCAGATGATGAGAATGAAGAGGAGATGAGACCTGCGCAAGCTTACAGAGAAAAAACTGATCCAGAGGAGCTCCTTCAGCTAGGCAAGACATTTTCAGATGCTGAGGACTTCAAACATGCTTGTCTGAGGTATACCCTGAAAACCAGATACAACATCAAGTACTATAGATCCAGTAGCTTGAAGATGGGTGCAAAATGTGCCGCTgagatgagagatgatgaggctCCTTGTCCCTGGATGGTCTACTGTTCGTATGATAGGAGGAAACAGAAGTTGATGGTAAAGACATACGTTAATGACCATAAGTGTGAGAGGACAGGGTATTCGAAGATACTTAAGAGGTCAGCAATTGCAAGTCTATTTGCTGAGAGGTTAAGGCTGAATCCTAAGCTCACGGCAAAGGAGATACAGGCTGAGATATTGAGGGAGTATAAGAAGGAAGTTTTAGAAAACTCATGCATTAAGGCCAAGACGAAGGTGATGAAAGAAAGGAGGAAGACCCATGAGGAGCATTTTGATAAAATCTGGGATTACCAAGCAGAGATATTGAGGAGCAATCCTGGATCAACCATGGAAATTGAGACCATACCAGGAGCCACGGTTGGAACCAAGCAGCGGTTCTACAGACTCTACATGTGTTTCCAAGCACAAAAGGAAGCATGGAAGAAGACTTGTAGGCCTGTTATTGGCTTAGATGGAGCCTTTTTGAAATGGGACATCAAGGGACAGTTGTTGGCTGCGGTTGGAAGAGATGGAGACAATAGGATTGTCCCTATTGCTTGGGCTGTAGTGGAGATAGAGAATGATACAAACTGGGATTGGTTTGTGAAGCGTTTGGCCTTGGATTTGGGATTGGAAAATGGGAACGGCTTTGTTATAATGTCTGACAAACAAAAG GGATTAGTGAAAGCAGTTCATACCCTCCTTCCAGAAGCTGAGCATAGACAGTGTTGTCGCCATATCTACGAGAACTGGAGGAAAGGTGGAAAAGATCTAAGGTTACAGAGGTTCTTCTGGTTCATTGCAAGGAGCTACACTCCTGGTATGTTCAACTACAACATGGACGAGCTTAAGAACTATGATCCTGGCGCACATGCATCTCTGATAAAGACAAAGCCAGAGACTTGGTCTAGAGCTTTCTTCAAGATAGGCTCCTACTGCAATGATAATCTGAACAACTTGTGTGAGTCCTTCAACAAGACCATCAGGGAGCCTAGGAAGAAACCTCTGCTAGACATGTTAGAGGAGATAAGGCGTCAATGTATGACTAGGAACTACAATAGGTCTAAGATGGCTAAGGACAGGAAGACTAGGTTCACCCCGAAGACACATAAAGAGTTAGACAGGGTTGAGAAGAAGTCAAAAGAATGTAGTCTGCGTTGGGCAATTGGGCCAGAGACTGAGGTGGAAGATAGAGACCAGTCATATGTGGTGAATTTGGAGAATGAGACTTGTGCATGTCGAAGCTGGCAAATGAATGGTATTCCATGCATCCATGCTGCTAAGGTCATCCTTGGCGTGGGAAGAAAACTCTCTGAATTTGTTGCTCCTTTCTACACAACCTCTAAGTGGCGTGAAACCTACAGTTTTGGGATCAGACCTGTAAATGGGATGATAGAGTGGCCTCGGACCAATAGATTAGGTGTGATTCCACCACCTAATCGAAATGGCAAGCCTGGTAGGCCTAAAAACCATGATCGAAAGAAGGGAACCAATGAGACAGTGTCTACTACCAAGCTGAGTCGTGCGAACAGGGTAATGACATGCTCTAATTGCAAAGAAGAAGGGCACTACAAGAATACATGTCGGAAGGCTTTTGTTGAGAGCCCACCTAAGAAACCAAGAGGCAGACCAAGGAAATATCAG GGACTACACTTTGGCGAGTCACAAGCTCAATCCTCAGAAGCTCAAACCTCACAAAATCAATCCTCACAAGCTCAAGCATCACCATGGGAAGTTCCTCAATCTTCAGAAGGTCAATCCTCACAAGCTGAAGCATCACAGACAACATCGTGGGGAAGATGGTTTTTTTAG
- the LOC106396876 gene encoding urease: MKLLPREIEKLGLHQAGFLAQKRLARGIRLNYTEAVALIATQILEFVRDGDKSVAELMELGRQLLGRRQVLPAVVHLLYTVQVEGTFHDGTKLITVHEPISREDGNLELALHGSFLPVPSLDKFPEAHDEVIPGNITYGDGSIIINHGRKAIVLKVVNTGDRPVQVGSHYHFIEVNPLLVFDRRRALGMRLNIPAGTAVRFEPGERKSVVLVNIGGNKVIRGGNGIVDGPVDDANWTVLMETMERRGFRHLEEGDASEGISGEDPTFTTTLSREKYANMYGPTTGDKLRLGDTNLYARIEKDYTVYGDECVFGGGKVLREGMGQGIEHSDTLLSLDTVITNSVIIDYSGIYKADIGIKNGYIIGIGKAGNPDTMHGVQSNMLIGAKTEVIAGEEMIVTAGAIDCHVHFICPQLVYEAVSSGITTMVGGGTGPAYGTRATTCTPSPFDMKLMLQSTDSLPLNFGFTGKGNTSKPLELRQILEAGAMGLKLHEDWGTTPAAIDNCLSVAEEYDIQVNIHTDTLNESGFVEHTIDAFRGRTIHTYHSEGAGGGHAPDIIRVCGVKNVLPSSTNPTRPYTKNTIDEHLDMLMVCHHLDKNIPEDVAFAESRIRAETIAAEDILHDMGAISIISSDSQAMGRIGEVISRTWQTADKMKAQRGVIGSSTAGDDNARIKRYIAKYTINPAIANGFSDLIGSVEEKKLADLVLWKPAFFGAKPEMIIKGGNIAWANMGDANASIPTPEPVISRPMFGAFGKAGSENSVAFVSKAALRNGVKEVYGLKKRVVAVSNVRQLTKLDMKLNDALPNITVDPETYVVTADGEVLSCAPAIAVPLSRNYFLF; this comes from the exons ATGAAGTTGTTGCCGCGGGAGATCGAGAAGTTAGGGCTTCATCAAGCTGGTTTCCTCGCTCAGAAGCGTCTTGCTCGTGGTATTAGGCTCAACTACACTGAAGCTGTAGCCCTCATTGCCACTCAG ATTCTTGAGTTTGTTCGTGATGGTGATAAAAGCGTGGCTGAGCTCATGGAACTTGGCAGACAACTTTTAGGAAG GAGACAGGTTCTTCCTGCTGTTGTACATCTTCTGTATACAGTTCAG GTCGAAGGGACATTTCATGATGGTACAAAGCTAATAACCGTTCATGAACCCATTTCTCGTGAAGACGGCAACCTTGAATTAGCTCTACATGGATCTTTCCTTCCAG TCCCTTCACTGGATAAATTTCCTGAAGCTCATGATGAAGTCATTCCTGGCAATATAACATATGGAGATGGaagtataataataaatcatgGAAGGAAAGCTATAGTCCTGAAAGTCGTCAACACTGGGGACAGACCAGTAcag GTTGGGAGTCACTACCATTTCATTGAAGTGAATCCATTGTTGGTGTTTGACAGACGCAGAGCTCTCGGTATGCGTCTAAACATACCAGCTGGAACAGCTGTACGGTTTGAG CCAGGAGAAAGGAAAAGCGTTGTACTTGTGAATATTGGTGGAAACAAAGTGATAAGAGGAGGAAATGGAATTGTTGACGGCCCGGTTGATGATGCCAACTGGACAGTTTTGATGGAaaccatggagaggagaggCTTCAGACACCTAGAAGAAGGGGATGCTAG TGAGGGGATCTCAGGAGAAGATCCTACATTTACTACTACACTTTCTCGTGAAAAGTATGCAAATATGTATGGTCCTACCACTGGTGACAAGCTGAGGCTAGGTGACACCAATTTATATGCAAGAATAGAGAAAGATTACACCGTTTATGGCGATGAATGCGTATTTGGAGGTGGGAAAGTTCTGAGAGAAGGCATGGGTCAAGGAATAGAGCATTCTGATACTCTTCTTTCCTTGGATACTGTTATTACCAATAGTGTGATAATTGATTACTCAGGAATATATAAGGCAGATATTGGTATTAAAAATGGTTATATCATCGGTATTGGGAAGGCAGGCAATCCAGATACCATGCATGGTGTGCAGAGCAATATGCTTATTGGG GCTAAGACTGAGGTTATTGCTGGAGAAGAGATGATTGTAACTGCAGGAGCTATAGATTGTCATGTGCATTTCATATGTCCTCAATTGGTATATGAAGCAGTGTCTAGCG GCATTACAACTATGGTTGGAGGAGGGACAGGGCCTGCTTATGGTACACGTGCTACTACCTGCACCCCTTCTCCGTTCGATATGAAGTTGATGCTGCAGTCTACAGATAGTCTTCCTCTAAACTTTGGGTTTACAGGGAAG GGAAACACATCTAAACCCTTGGAGCTTCGTCAGATACTGGAGGCTGGGGCAATGGGGTTGAAGCTCCATGAGGACTGGGGAACTACTCCTGCTGCTATAGACAACTGTTTATCTGTTGCAGAAGAATATGATATCCAA GTGAACATACATACTGACACCTTAAACGAATCTGGTTTTGTGGAGCACACAATAGATGCATTTCGAGGGAGAACAATACATACATACCACAG CGAAGGTGCTGGTGGTGGACATGCACCTGATATCATCAGAGTTTGTGGTGTAAAAAATGTACTCCCCTCATCAACTAACCCAACACGGCCGTATACCAAAAATACCATAGATGAACATCTTGATATGTTG ATGGTGTGCCATCACCTTGACAAGAACATCCCAGAAGATGTAGCTTTTGCTGAATCAAGGATAAGAGCTGAAACAATAGCAGCAGAGGACATTTTGCATGATATGGGAGCAATCAGCATTATTTCCTCTGACTCACAAGCAATGGGTCGCATTGGAGAG GTAATAAGCAGAACTTGGCAGACTGCTGACAAGATGAAGGCTCAGAGGGGAGTGATTGGTTCTAGCACAGCTGGTGATGATAACGCGAGGATAAAGAGATACATTGCAAAGTACACTATAAACCCAGCTATTGCCAACGGGTTTTCTGACTTAATTGGCTCCGTTGAG GAGAAGAAGCTGGCTGATCTGGTTTTGTGGAAGCCAGCTTTCTTCGGAGCAAAACCAGAAATGATTATTAAAGGTGGAAATATAGCTTGGGCTAATATGGGTGATGCAAATGCTAGCATACCCACTCCGGAGCCG GTCATATCAAGACCTATGTTTGGTGCATTTGGAAAGGCTGGAAGTGAAAACTCTGTTGCATTTGTCAGCAAG GCTGCCTTGAGAAACGGGGTAAAAGAAGTATATGGACTGAAGAAGAGGGTTGTAGCCGTATCCAACGTGAGGCAGCTCACAAAACTCGACATGAAGCTGAATGATGCGCTTCCAAACATCACCGTGGACCCAGAGACATACGTTGTGACGGCAGATGGTGAGGTACTTTCGTGTGCGCCAGCCATTGCAGTCCCTCTCTCCCGGAACTATTTCCTCTTTTAA